The Polaribacter sp. Q13 sequence GATAGAAGCGCATAGAAACTAAATGTTACCAACTATTAAAGCCTTTTTGATGCGTATTGGTTTAATGTGTTTTGACAAGTTTTTTAAACCTAGAACTATAAAGTTTTCATATTCTCTGAGAAAGTAAAGTTACACTTACCATATGTGTAAGGTGTTTTTTATGCAACTCAAAGATATTTGAGAAACTTGACTCTATCCTCGTATTTTTAAAACGTTTTGGACGGTATTGAAGAAAAATCATATGTTTTGTATAATAGCCCATATGTTTTAAACTTTAAACACAAAAGTTTGATATTTGTATGCCTCCAAAATATTTTTATGACTCAAGAGGAGCATATGGAGTCATTAAAATAACTACAAATTAAAAATTTATGAAATTTATTTTTTCTCTCATCTTAACATGTTTAACAATTGCTGCAACAGCCCAACAAAAAAATGATTGGGAAAATCCGCAAGTAAATCAAATTAACAGGCTTCCAGCCCATGCCACTTTTTATAATTTTGAAAATGCAGAACAAGCAATTACTGGAGATAGAGAACAATCTAAATATTACAAAACGTTAAATGGAGATTGGCAATTTAAATATGTTGCAAAACCTGCAGAAGCTTCTAACGATTTTCAAAAAGTAGATTTTAATAGTTCTTCTTGGGATAAAATAGATGTGCCTTCTAATTGGGAAATGAGAGGTTATGGAACACCTATTTATACAAATACAATTTATCCTTTTTACAATGATTTTCCTAATATAAATCATCATGATAATCCTGTTGGGCATTATATTAGAACTTTTAATGTTGATAAATCTTGGAGTAAAAGAGATATTATTTTACATTTTGGAGGCGTTTCTTCCGCTTATTATGTTTGGGTAAATGGTGAATTTGTAGGCTATAGTGAAGACACAAGATTACCATCAGAATTTGATATTACAAAACTAATAAAAGAAGGCGAAAATAAAATCGCTGTTAAAGTATATAGGTGGTCCGATGGAAGTTATTTAGAAGGGCAAGATCATTGGAGAATGAGCGGAATAGAGCGTGAAGTGTATTTACATGCAAATCCTAAAGTACGTTTGTCTGACTTTACAGTTAGAACCGCTTTTGATGAAGATTATAAAGACGCTTTGTTACAAATTAGACCAAACATCATTACAAATATTAAAGATAAATATGTTGCTAAAGTTGGTGAATTTGGAAACACAAACCTCAAAACAACTGTTGATGATTGGACACTCACAACAACGCTTATAGATCAAGAAGGAAATACAATTGGAGATAAATCAGTTACAGAATTTAAAAAGATTTTAGGAGAGGTTTATCCTCAAAGAGATAACGTTTACTTCGGATTAATAGAATCTAAAATTGAAAAACCTAAAAAATGGTCTTCAGATACTCCTTACTTGTATACTTTACTTTTTGAAGTTAAAGATGAAAATGGAAATTCAATTCAATATACAAGTACTAAAGTTGGTTTTAGAGAAGTGAAATTTGATGATAGAGGTCGCTTTTTAGTAAATGGGAATCCAGTAAAAATGATTGGTGTAAATCGTCATGATCATCATCAAACTAACGGAAAAACCTTGTCTAGAAAAGATATGGAAAAAGATGTAAAACTCTTAAAACAGTTTAATTTTAATGCAGTAAGAACATCACATTATCCAAACGATCCTTATTTCTACGACTTATGCGATAAATATGGACTGTATGTTATGGACGAAGCTAATCTTGAAACACATGGTGTTAGAGGACAACTTACCAATGTACCAGAATGGGGAACTTCATATTTGCAACGTGCCATAAGAATAGTACAACGCGATAAAAACCATCCTAGTATTGTATTTTGGAGTTTAGGTAATGAATCTGGAACTGGTGCTAATCATGCGGCAATGGCAGGATGGATAAAAGACTTTGATCCAACTAGGTTTATTCATTATGAAGGTGCTCAAGGAGTTCCAACAGACAAACGATATAAAACTAGTTTTTTCACTCAAGATCAAGGTAATCCAACCGATCTAAGTTGGGTAGATATGTTAAGTAGAATGTATACTACACCGCAAGAATTACAGGATTTAATAGATAATACAAGTTTTGATAAGCGACCTGTTGTAATGTGTGAGTATGCACATTCTATGGGGAATTCTACAGGTAACATGAAAGCTTATTGGGATGTTATTTATAAAAATGATAGAGCTTTAGGAGGTTTTATTTGGGATTGGATTGATCAAGGCATTTTACAAAAAGATGAAAATGGAAAAGAATTTTTGGCCTATGGAGGCGATTTTGGTGACAAACCTAATGCAGGTACTTTTTGTTTAAATGGTATTATTGCTTCAGACAGAACTCCAAAACCTGCTACTTACGAGTGTAAAAAAGTAAATCAACCCGTCGTTATTACTACTGATGATGCTCTAAAAGGAGATTTCGAAATTTTAAATCGTCATCATGCAATAAATTTGTCTATATATAATCTTAATTGGGAGCTAACAGAGAATGGTGCTGTTATTCAAAATGGCAATTTAGAATCGTTAAATACTAAGCCTTATCAAACAGATAAACTAACTATAAAATTTAAAAACCCAAAAGCAAAACCTGGTTCGGAATACTTCATAACTATTAAAGGAAGTTTAAAAGAGAACACCATTTGGGAGCATAAAGGATATGTGGTTTTTGAAGAGCAATTCAAACTTAACTATAAAACAAAATCAATTGTGCCAAATTCAAGTAATTTGAGTTTGGATGTTACTGATAAAAATGATGAAGTTACAGTTTATAACAAATCTGTAAGCCTTAACATCAATAAGAAAACAGGCTATATTACTTCATATAAATCTAAAGGTGTAAATGTTTTAAGTTCTCCATTAAAATTAAATTTTTGGCGTGCAGAAACAGAAAATGATGAAGCTTATCGCGAAGCATTACGTTTAGAAAAAGAATTAGACTGGATGAAAGCTGGAGATCGATTTGTAGCAAATAATGTTTCAATTAATTCAGATGAAAAAGGAAAAGTTATTGTAAACGTTAAAGGAGAAATTATCAATCCTAAAACTCAAGTAAATCTCTCCTATATTGTATTGGCATCAGGAGAAGTAAAAGTAAATTATCAAGTTGATATTTATAAAAAAGCACCTAATGTACCACGATTAGGTATGCAGTTTGATATTTCAGATGCATATAAAACCCTTTCTTATTTTGGAAAAGGACCACATCCTAATTATGCAGATAGAAATTATGGTTCGCACGTAGGTTTATATTCAGGCAATGCTAAAACAATGAGTTATATGTACGCTTATCCTGAAGAATATGGAAATCATACAGCAACAAGATGGTTTAAGATTCAAAATAATAAATCAAACGGAGTTTTAATCAAAGGTGATAATCTATTAAGTTTCAGTGTTATTCCTTATAGTACAAATAATCTTCAAGATGCAAATCATATAAACGAATTGATAGAGCGTGATGTTTTAACAGTAAATGTAGATTTAAAACAGCAAGGAGTTGGCGGAGATGATACGTGGACTGCAAGTGCTCAGCCTCATGAAGAATATTTAATTAAACCAGGAAGTTATAATTATTCATTTTATTTGGTGCCTTTTCAATCAAAGGTAAAACCAGAAAGAATTAAATTTTAGTTAAAATGAAATTAAGGATACTTAAGATTTTATTTCTTGCATTAATTTGTTTTAATGTTTCAGGACAAACAGCTCCCGACAATTTTAAGAACCCAATCTTGTCTGGTTTTTATCCAGACCCTTCTATTTGTCGTGTAGGAGATACGTACTATATGGTTAATTCTAGCTTCGAGTGGTTTCCAGGTCTGCCAATTCATAAAAGTAAAGATTTGGTTAATTGGGAGTTAATTGGTTACGGATTATCAAAATCTACTCAAATTAATTATCCTGATGGATTAGGTAATTCTCAAGGTATTTTTGCGCCAACAATTAGACATCACAATGGAACATTTTATATTATCTGCACAATGGTAGGTGACAATGGGAATTTTATAATCACAGCAAAAGACCCTTCCAATTCTTGGTCAGATCCAATATGGATAGATGATGCTCCTGGAATAGACCCTTCTCTGTTTTGGGATGATGATGGTAAATGTTATTATACTGGAGCTGGAATTATTGACAACTCACAAAAAGAATGGCAAGGAAAAAATGGTGTTTGGATGCAAGAAATAAATCCAGATAAAGGCGAGCTAATTGGAGAGAAAAAACAACTTACTTATGGACATGCATCAAATGCACGTTGGGCAGAAGGCCCACATTTATATAAAATAAATAATGAATATTTATTACTAATTGGTGAAGGTGGAACAGGAGAATATCATGCTGTAACAGTTTTTAATAGCAAAAATATTTGGGGACCTTACATACCCAATCATGCTAATCCAGTAATGACACATCGTCATTTGGGAAAAGATTATCCTATACAACAGACAGGACATGCAGATTTATTACAAACTCAAAATGGAGATTGGTGGAGTGTAATGCTTGCTAAAAGAAAAATTGATGGATACACTACTCTTGCTCGTGAAACTTTTTTAGCACAAGTAGAAATGTCAAATCAAGAATCTGGTGTAACTCCTATTTTTAATCCCGGAAAGGGTTTATTGCAATTTGAACAAAAGCGACCTGAATTACCTTGGCATCCAGTGGCTAAAATTAATGAGTTGGATGAGTTTGAAGGTGAAGAATTGGGACTTGAATGGAACTTCTTACGATCTCCCAAAGAAACCTGGTACGAGCAAAAAGATGGACAAATGCAGATACAGTTACGACCAGAAACGGTTGCTGAATTTGTTAACCCTTCCTTTATTGCCCAACGTACCCGTCATTTAAATTATGAAGCCAGCACATCACTTTCGTTTAAAACTAAAAAAGAAAATGAAAAAGCTGGGTTGGTAATTTATCGCCGTCATGGAAATCATTATCAACTATTGAAAACGAAGGATAAACTTGTACTTTTAAAAACATTGCAAAAAGAAAATAAGGGCGAGTTTGAACCGCAAGTAGTAGTAAGTATTCCATATAAAAAAGAAAGTGTTGTTTTTAAGGTAAAAATTGATGGCATTAATGCTCAATTCTATTACGGTGAAAATAAGTTTGAACTGAACCCCATAGGCAAAGCACAAGATTATACGATTTTATCTGACGAGATTGCACAAAAATTTAATGGTGTATACGTGGGTATGTATGCTACGTCATTAGGAAAAAAAAGCAAGAAAATAGCTCTTTTTGATTGGTTTATGTATCAAGGTGCAGAATAACTTTTAATTAAAAGAAAATCAATAGAAATTATGAAAGCCGTAAAAAAGATTTCACTATTCGTGGCAAACAATGTAGAAAAACGCAGAGAGTTTAGTCATTCCTAAAGTAAATAAAGAGCCTTTTGCTATTTCAAAAATTGCATCTAGTTCAAAATAATAGTATAAGACTATTTCCCTGCAAGCAAGGACCATGCATGAAAAGCCTTGCCTGTTATTAAAACCTTTAAAATCATACACCACTAATTACTATTAAAATTTGAAACAATGAAACATATCTTACTACTTCTATTGCCACTTTTTATGGCATGTTCTAACCAAAATAATATTGTTAAGGAAGTAGCCTCTCCTAATTTAAAAAATAAAATTGTTTTTGAATTGAATGATGCGGGACAATTATTTTATAGCATAAGCTCTAATAACTTGGAGTTCTTACAACCTTCAGCTTTAGGTTTTGAGTTAAAAAACAAGTCTTTAAAAAATAACTTTAAGATGCTTTCTTCAGAAGTAAAAACCAATAACTCAACTTGGGAAACTGTTTGGGGCCCGCGTAAAACGGTTAAAGATTATAATAATCAATTAACCTTACATCTTCAGCAAAAAGAAACAAATATTTTAATAGATATAATTGCAAAATCTTTTGATGATGGTATAGCTTTTAGATATGTATTTCCAAAACAAAATAACTTAAGCGATTTTGTAATTATAGATGAATTGACTGAGTTTAATTTTAAAGAAGATTACAAAACTTGGTGGAATTTTGCTGACTATGATAACTATGAAAAAGTATATTACAACTCTCCTATTAGTCAAGTTG is a genomic window containing:
- a CDS encoding glycoside hydrolase family 97 N-terminal domain-containing protein, with the protein product MKHILLLLLPLFMACSNQNNIVKEVASPNLKNKIVFELNDAGQLFYSISSNNLEFLQPSALGFELKNKSLKNNFKMLSSEVKTNNSTWETVWGPRKTVKDYNNQLTLHLQQKETNILIDIIAKSFDDGIAFRYVFPKQNNLSDFVIIDELTEFNFKEDYKTWWNFADYDNYEKVYYNSPISQVGDSIKFKRRPEKEERSNMANTPTTIEVNDNLVVSIHEADLTDYAGMNLLNTLNGFKFKAHLTPWLNGDLVRASTPFQSPWRTIQIGKNPGDLVESDILMNLNPECAYEDTSFIETYKYIGI
- a CDS encoding glycoside hydrolase family 43 protein; this encodes MKLRILKILFLALICFNVSGQTAPDNFKNPILSGFYPDPSICRVGDTYYMVNSSFEWFPGLPIHKSKDLVNWELIGYGLSKSTQINYPDGLGNSQGIFAPTIRHHNGTFYIICTMVGDNGNFIITAKDPSNSWSDPIWIDDAPGIDPSLFWDDDGKCYYTGAGIIDNSQKEWQGKNGVWMQEINPDKGELIGEKKQLTYGHASNARWAEGPHLYKINNEYLLLIGEGGTGEYHAVTVFNSKNIWGPYIPNHANPVMTHRHLGKDYPIQQTGHADLLQTQNGDWWSVMLAKRKIDGYTTLARETFLAQVEMSNQESGVTPIFNPGKGLLQFEQKRPELPWHPVAKINELDEFEGEELGLEWNFLRSPKETWYEQKDGQMQIQLRPETVAEFVNPSFIAQRTRHLNYEASTSLSFKTKKENEKAGLVIYRRHGNHYQLLKTKDKLVLLKTLQKENKGEFEPQVVVSIPYKKESVVFKVKIDGINAQFYYGENKFELNPIGKAQDYTILSDEIAQKFNGVYVGMYATSLGKKSKKIALFDWFMYQGAE
- a CDS encoding glycoside hydrolase family 2 TIM barrel-domain containing protein, encoding MKFIFSLILTCLTIAATAQQKNDWENPQVNQINRLPAHATFYNFENAEQAITGDREQSKYYKTLNGDWQFKYVAKPAEASNDFQKVDFNSSSWDKIDVPSNWEMRGYGTPIYTNTIYPFYNDFPNINHHDNPVGHYIRTFNVDKSWSKRDIILHFGGVSSAYYVWVNGEFVGYSEDTRLPSEFDITKLIKEGENKIAVKVYRWSDGSYLEGQDHWRMSGIEREVYLHANPKVRLSDFTVRTAFDEDYKDALLQIRPNIITNIKDKYVAKVGEFGNTNLKTTVDDWTLTTTLIDQEGNTIGDKSVTEFKKILGEVYPQRDNVYFGLIESKIEKPKKWSSDTPYLYTLLFEVKDENGNSIQYTSTKVGFREVKFDDRGRFLVNGNPVKMIGVNRHDHHQTNGKTLSRKDMEKDVKLLKQFNFNAVRTSHYPNDPYFYDLCDKYGLYVMDEANLETHGVRGQLTNVPEWGTSYLQRAIRIVQRDKNHPSIVFWSLGNESGTGANHAAMAGWIKDFDPTRFIHYEGAQGVPTDKRYKTSFFTQDQGNPTDLSWVDMLSRMYTTPQELQDLIDNTSFDKRPVVMCEYAHSMGNSTGNMKAYWDVIYKNDRALGGFIWDWIDQGILQKDENGKEFLAYGGDFGDKPNAGTFCLNGIIASDRTPKPATYECKKVNQPVVITTDDALKGDFEILNRHHAINLSIYNLNWELTENGAVIQNGNLESLNTKPYQTDKLTIKFKNPKAKPGSEYFITIKGSLKENTIWEHKGYVVFEEQFKLNYKTKSIVPNSSNLSLDVTDKNDEVTVYNKSVSLNINKKTGYITSYKSKGVNVLSSPLKLNFWRAETENDEAYREALRLEKELDWMKAGDRFVANNVSINSDEKGKVIVNVKGEIINPKTQVNLSYIVLASGEVKVNYQVDIYKKAPNVPRLGMQFDISDAYKTLSYFGKGPHPNYADRNYGSHVGLYSGNAKTMSYMYAYPEEYGNHTATRWFKIQNNKSNGVLIKGDNLLSFSVIPYSTNNLQDANHINELIERDVLTVNVDLKQQGVGGDDTWTASAQPHEEYLIKPGSYNYSFYLVPFQSKVKPERIKF